In a single window of the Vespa crabro chromosome 18, iyVesCrab1.2, whole genome shotgun sequence genome:
- the LOC124430302 gene encoding T-complex protein 1 subunit epsilon: MTAIPGTVAFDEYGRPFIILRDQEKQKRLTGIDAIKSHILAARNVANTLRTSLGPKGLDKLMVSSDGDVTVTNDGATILKNMDVDHEVAKLMVQLSQSQDDEIGDGTTGVVVLAGALLEQAEQLLDKGIHPIRIADGFEMAAKCATDHLKTITHKFPDSVENLEPYIKIAMTSLGSKIINKCHRQMAEIAVNAVLAVYDHVTWDVNFELIKIEGKVGGRLEDTVLVRGVVIDKDFSHPQMPKRLENVKLAILTCPFEPPKPKTKHKLDVTSVEDYRALREYEREKFTEMVKLVKDAGTTLAICQWGFDDEANHLLLQNDLPAVRWVGGPEIELIAIATGGRIVPRFEELTPEKLGYAGVVRELSFGTTKDKMLVIEECKNSRAVTIFIRGGNKMIIEEAKRAIHDALCTVRNVLNTKDKKILYGGGAAEISCALACAAQADKISTLEQYAFRAFAEALEAVPMALAENSGLSPVDALAEIKARQLTEDNPSLGIDCLNRGTADMKVQNVIETLASKTQQICLATQLVKMILKIDDVRSPNDASDAA; the protein is encoded by the exons atgactgCTATACCGGGAACTGTGGCGTTTGATGAATATGGTCGTCCATTTATCATCTTAAGAGAtcaagagaaacaaaaacgaTTAACCGGTATCGACGCTATTAAG TCGCATATATTAGCAGCCCGTAATGTGGCTAATACTCTTAGAACATCTTTGGGTCCAAAAGGTTTGGATAAGTTGATGGTAAGCTCGGATGGAGATGTTACCGTTACCAATGATGGAGCTACAATTTTGAAGAATATGGATGTAGACCATGAAGTTGCAAAATTAATGGTCCAATTGTCTCAATCTCAAGACGATGAGATTGGAGATGGTACCACTGGAGTAGTTGTATTAGCTGGTGCTTTGTTAGAACAAGCTGAACAATTATTAGATAAAGGAATACATCCGATAAGAATAGCGGATGGATTTGAAATGGCTGCTAAATGTGCAACTGATCATCTTAAAACAATTACGCACAAGTTTCCAGATAGTGTAGAAAATTTAGAACCTTACATCAAGATTGCTATGACATCTCTGGGCtctaaaat TATCAATAAATGCCATAGACAAATGGCAGAAATTGCAGTGAATGCCGTATTAGCTGTCTATGATCATGTTACATGGGACGTTAACTTTGAATTAAtcaaaatagaaggaaaagttGGTGGTAGATTAGAAGATACTGTATTAGTACGTGGTGTAGTTATTGACAAAGATTTCAGTCATCCTCAGATGCCAAAG agGTTAGAAAATGTCAAATTAGCAATCTTAACTTGTCCCTTTGAACCACCAAAACCCAAGACGAAACATAAGCTTGACGTCACTTCGGTAGAAGACTATAGAGCATTGCGCgaatatgaaagagagaaatttacaGAAATGGTAAAATTAGTTAAAGATGCTGGCACAACTCTTGCCATTTGTCAATGGGGATTTGACGATGAAGCAAATCATCTTCTTTTGCAAAATGATTTACCAGCAGTTAGATGGGTTGGCGGTCCAGAAATAGAA ttAATTGCTATTGCAACGGGTGGTCGTATCGTACCAAGATTCGAGGAATTAACACCAGAGAAACTTGGTTACGCAGGTGTTGTCAGGGAATTATCTTTTGGTACTACCAAAGACAAAATGCTCGTTATTGAGGAATGTAAAAATTCTCGTGCAGTAACTATCTTTATACGTGGAGGTAATAAGATG ATTATCGAAGAAGCTAAACGTGCCATTCACGATGCATTGTGCACGGTACGCAACGTATTAAATaccaaagataaaaagattttgtACGGCGGTGGTGCAGCAGAAATTTCGTGTGCATTGGCATGTGCAGCACAAGCCGATAAGATAAGTACTTTAGAGCAATATGCATTCCGTGCATTTGCCGAGGCCTTGGAAGCTGTTCCAATGGCATTGGCAGAAAATTCAGGTCTTTCCCCGGTAGATGCTCTTGCAGAGATAAAGGCACGACAATTAACAGAAGATAATCCATCTTTGGGAATTGATTGTTTAAATCGCGGAACCGCAg ATATGAAAGTGCAAAATGTTATTGAAACATTAGCAAGCAAAACTCAACAAATTTGTTTGGCGACTCAATTggtaaaaatgatattgaagATCGACGACGTACGTTCACCAAATGATGCCAGTGACGCAGcctaa